In the Malania oleifera isolate guangnan ecotype guangnan chromosome 1, ASM2987363v1, whole genome shotgun sequence genome, one interval contains:
- the LOC131162801 gene encoding early nodulin-like protein 6, producing MQILSDQIRQTMASALPFFFFPLLFMIISVASLSVSSYQFQVGGHRGWIEPTINESDIYNEWATKNRFHVGDSIYFKYQEDSVLEVSKGDYESCITTNPISKFEDGNTTFRFDRYGFFYFISGEPGHCQSGQKLIVRVMVQSEVHAPESAASPDAEGASSSTGSEGGHGWMSDNWGPPSMNLNSTTKLSLASYFMTALGGVLVILYLFM from the exons ATGCAAATACTCAGTGATCAGATTCGCCAAACAATGGCTTCTgctcttcctttcttctttttccctctTCTCTTCATGATCATTTCCGTGGCTAGTCTCTCCGTGTCTTCTTATCAGTTTCAAGTCGGTGGCCATAGAGGCTGGATCGAGCCCACCATAAACGAGAGCGACATTTACAATGAATGGGCTACTAAAAACCGATTCCATGTCGGGGATTCCATTT ATTTCAAGTACCAGGAGGACTCGGTGCTTGAAGTGAGCAAGGGAGACTATGAGAGCTGCATCACGACAAACCCAATCTCCAAGTTTGAAGATGGGAACACGACTTTTCGATTCGACAGGTACGGGTTTTTCTACTTCATCAGTGGGGAGCCTGGCCACTGCCAATCCGGGCAGAAACTGATTGTACGAGTAATGGTGCAATCTGAAGTCCACGCCCCGGAATCAGCAGCTTCACCAGATGCAGAGGGGGCAAGCAGCAGTACAGGATCAGAAGGTGGCCATGGATGGATGTCTGACAACTGGGGGCCGCCCTCCATGAACCTGAATTCTACCACCAAGCTTTCGCTTGCATCCTATTTCATGACTGCTCTTGGAGGGGTTCTGGTCATTCTTTATCTGTTCATGTAG
- the LOC131162774 gene encoding probable L-type lectin-domain containing receptor kinase S.7: protein MLIHFYEIHTNRNPRKLLVFLFFCFLFVFFDPPLVLAGNVSFNFPSFTLRNLTLLGDSYLRDGVIGLTRELGVPASSAGTVIYNRPIPFSDPESNATASFYTSFSFSMTNINPNSFGDGLTFFISPNNETLGSTGGYLGLVNSSQLTEYKFVAVEFDTRLDSHFSDPNENHVGLDINSLNSIRTADPISQGIDLKSGNLITAWIEYKNEEDNLKVFLSYSSLKPQKPSLSVDIDLYEHLNGPMYVGFSASTEGSTELHVIENWTFRTFGLRSRLHSHNVSDSSVTVNSPITVSDSAKKHRKRLGLGLGIAGPAFFCVALVAFGYASVRKWKGIKTEKSFKAELMAGPREFTYKELKSATRGFHSSRIIGHGAFGTVYKAFFLSSGTISAVKRSKHTHEGKTEFLAELSIIACLRHKNLVQLQGWCAEKGELLLVYEFMANASLDKLLYQESGQRTPLKWSHRYNIAIGLASVLTYLHQECEQQVIHRDIKTSNIMLDGNFNARLGDFGLARLMDHDKSPVSTLTAGTMGYLAPEYLQYGKATEKTDVFSYGVVILEVTCGKRPIEKEIGTQKMINLVDWVWKLHSEGKIIEAADKRLSGEFKEEEMRKLLLVGLSCANPDCMERPSMRRVFQILNDEAESVLVPKMKPSLSFSSRLPLSLEDIMSDGEECKTPGPMYEIKVE, encoded by the coding sequence ATGTTGATCCATTTTTATGAAATCCACACGAACAGGAATCCAAGAAAACTACTTGTTTTCCTGTTTTTCTGCTTCCTGTTTGTGTTCTTCGACCCTCCTCTGGTTTTAGCCGGCAATGTGAGTTTCAATTTCCCTTCTTTCACCCTCCGGAACCTCACTCTGCTCGGAGACTCGTATCTCCGAGACGGCGTCATTGGGCTCACCCGAGAACTCGGGGTTCCGGCCTCGAGCGCCGGCACCGTCATCTACAACCGCCCAATTCCCTTTTCCGATCCGGAATCGAACGCCACAGCTTCTTTCTACACTAGTTTCTCTTTCTCCATGACCAATATTAATCCGAACTCGTTTGGGGATGGTTTGACTTTCTTTATATCGCCGAACAATGAGACTCTTGGAAGCACGGGAGGTTATTTGGGTCTTGTCAATTCTTCCCAGTTGACGGAGTACAAGTTCGTAGCTGTAGAATTCGATACTCGACTCGATTCTCACTTCAGCGATCCCAACGAGAACCATGTGGGTTTGGACATTAACAGCCTTAATTCGATCAGAACTGCGGACCCTATCTCTCAGGGAATCGATCTAAAGAGCGGGAATTTGATTACGGCTTGGATTGAGTACAAGAACGAGGAGGATAATTTGAAAGTTTTCTTGAGTTACTCGAGTTTGAAGCCCCAAAAGCCGAGCTTGAGTGTGGATATCGATCTCTATGAGCATCTAAACGGGCCTATGTATGTGGGTTTCTCTGCGTCTACGGAGGGAAGCACCGAGCTTCATGTGATTGAGAATTGGACCTTTCGGACTTTTGGGTTGAGGTCGCGCCTGCATTCCCACAACGTGTCTGATAGCTCGGTGACTGTGAATTCGCCAATTACTGTCTCAGATTCAGCAAAGAAACATCGAAAGAGGCTCGGTTTGGGGCTCGGCATTGCTGGTCCGGCCTTCTTCTGTGTTGCGCTTGTGGCGTTTGGTTATGCGTCTGTGAGGAAGTGGAAGGGTATTAAAACAGAGAAGAGCTTCAAGGCAGAGCTTATGGCAGGCCCAAGGGAGTTTACTTACAAGGAGCTGAAGTCGGCCACGAGAGGGTTTCATTCCAGCAGGATAATAGGCCACGGGGCATTTGGGACAGTTTATAAGGCCTTTTTTCTTTCATCGGGAACGATTTCTGCTGTTAAAAGATCGAAGCATACTCATGAAGGTAAAACCGAGTTCCTTGCTGAATTGTCCATAATAGCTTGTTTGAGGCACAAGAATTTGGTGCAGCTCCAAGGTTGGTGTGCCGAGAAGGGCGAATTGCTGCTTGTTTATGAATTTATGGCCAATGCAAGCCTCGATAAGCTGTTGTACCAAGAATCGGGACAACGTACACCGTTAAAATGGTCTCATAGGTACAATATTGCAATTGGGCTGGCCTCTGTTCTTACCTACCTACATCAAGAATGTGAGCAACAGGTTATTCACAGGGACATAAAGACCAGTAATATAATGCTGGATGGAAACTTCAACGCAAGGCTTGGGGATTTTGGATTGGCGAGGCTCATGGATCATGACAAGAGCCCTGTTTCGACTCTAACTGCGGGAACAATGGGGTACCTTGCCCCAGAATATCTTCAGTATGGGAAAGCAACTGAGAAGACTGATGTTTTCAGCTACGGTGTGGTCATACTTGAAgtgacttgtgggaagaggccaATTGAGAAAGAAATAGGTACTCAGAAAATGATCAATTTGGTGGATTGGGTCTGGAAATTGCATTCTGAGGGAAAGATTATTGAAGCAGCAGATAAAAGGTTGAGTGGGGAGTTCAAGGAGGAAGAAATGAGGAAGCTGTTGCTTGTGGGTTTGAGCTGTGCAAATCCAGATTGCATGGAGAGGCCTTCCATGAGGAGAGTCTTTCAGATCCTTAATGACGAGGCAGAGTCTGTGCTTGTGCCAAAGATGAAGCCAAGTCTCTCCTTCTCTTCCAGGTTGCCTTTGAGTCTGGAAGACATCATGTCGGATGGCGAAGAGTGCAAGACGCCTGGTCCAATGTATGAAATCAAAGTAGAATGA